Proteins from a single region of Nitrospirota bacterium:
- the nuoG gene encoding NADH-quinone oxidoreductase subunit NuoG: protein METIELTINGKKVSVPPKTTILQAAQQNGIYIPHLCYDRRLTAYGGCRVCLVEVEGSPKLLASCSTPVTKDMAVHTESEKIAQARKTVLELLLIHHPLDCPVCDKAGECELQDMAFKYGPSESRFKGERKHGPELLAAPLVERNPNRCILCGKCVRICGEHQGVGAINLIGRGFKTIVSPAFEETLDCEFCGQCIDVCPVGALGSKPYRYRSRVWFMEDVDTVCSHCGSGCTLTLGIREGRIIRSRGLDGKGISRGDLCGKGRFGFDYLYSEKRLTHPLVRRQSGELEEASWDEALRFVADRLAAIKAEHGPEAIGAIGSPRCTVEDNYMLQRFVREAVGSPNLDSAARFGYAKAQEGIKRAFGLNALPIGFDSPLSAQAILVVDSDVTSTHPVFGLNVLRAARDFGARLIVLDPKATKLARHGSEWLRMRPGTAVALLNGMMKVILAEGLHQPEAEKLEGFAALRSSLESYSAEEAAKAAGVSAERLAQAARDFAAAGKRLLVMTLNDSENTKGTDVVLAAANLLLLLGEGPEALQLPAEFCNTLGMFEAGVRPDAGPGHRPVEKKGMDLIEMLYGESSSLKALYVMGENPVISFPRAAEVEKRLRELDLLVVQDIIRTDTAKMAHVVLPAAGWSEEGGTFVGSAGIPQRAAQCTQRPGEVVADWRILRNLARYMQSPLGEMGSRVELQEEISAALPFAFSTAGWKGTFHPVSPDGGEPVDEEFPFAMVTGILMQHSGSLTTISKSLGTVVSDAYVQINDRDARRLSVADEGYVRVASRRGEVYLKARVTDEVPEGMLFVPAHFPHARVNALTYPPANGTANMVAARVEPA from the coding sequence ATGGAAACGATAGAGCTGACCATTAACGGCAAGAAGGTCTCCGTCCCCCCGAAGACCACCATCCTTCAGGCCGCCCAGCAAAACGGGATATACATCCCGCACCTCTGCTACGACCGCCGCCTCACCGCCTACGGGGGCTGCAGGGTCTGCCTGGTGGAGGTGGAGGGCTCCCCCAAGCTTCTGGCGTCCTGCTCCACCCCGGTGACCAAGGACATGGCGGTCCACACCGAGAGCGAGAAGATAGCCCAGGCCAGAAAGACGGTGCTGGAGCTCCTTCTCATCCACCACCCCCTGGACTGCCCCGTCTGCGACAAAGCGGGGGAGTGCGAGCTTCAGGACATGGCCTTCAAGTACGGGCCCTCCGAGAGCCGGTTCAAGGGGGAGAGGAAGCATGGGCCGGAGCTGCTGGCCGCCCCCCTGGTGGAGAGAAACCCCAATCGGTGCATCCTCTGCGGCAAGTGCGTCCGCATCTGCGGGGAGCACCAGGGGGTGGGGGCGATCAACCTCATCGGCCGGGGCTTCAAGACCATCGTGAGCCCGGCCTTCGAGGAGACCCTGGACTGCGAGTTCTGCGGGCAGTGCATCGACGTCTGCCCGGTGGGCGCCCTGGGGAGCAAGCCCTACCGCTACCGCTCCCGCGTGTGGTTCATGGAGGACGTGGACACCGTCTGCTCCCACTGCGGAAGCGGGTGCACGCTCACGCTGGGCATCAGGGAGGGCAGGATCATCCGCTCCCGGGGCCTGGACGGCAAGGGCATCAGCAGGGGCGACCTCTGCGGGAAGGGCCGCTTCGGGTTCGACTACCTGTACTCGGAGAAGCGCCTCACGCACCCCCTGGTCCGCCGCCAAAGCGGGGAGCTCGAGGAGGCCTCCTGGGACGAGGCCCTCCGGTTCGTGGCCGACAGGCTCGCCGCGATAAAGGCGGAGCATGGCCCGGAGGCCATAGGGGCCATCGGCTCCCCGCGCTGCACCGTGGAGGACAACTACATGCTCCAGAGGTTCGTGCGGGAGGCGGTGGGCTCGCCCAACCTGGACAGCGCGGCCCGGTTCGGCTACGCCAAGGCCCAGGAGGGCATCAAGCGGGCCTTCGGCCTGAACGCCCTGCCCATCGGGTTTGACTCCCCCCTCTCGGCCCAGGCCATCCTGGTGGTGGACTCCGACGTGACCTCCACCCACCCGGTCTTCGGCCTGAACGTCCTCCGGGCGGCCCGGGACTTCGGGGCCCGGCTCATCGTGCTTGACCCGAAGGCGACCAAGCTCGCCCGCCACGGCTCCGAGTGGCTCCGGATGAGGCCGGGGACCGCAGTGGCCCTGTTAAACGGGATGATGAAGGTCATCCTGGCCGAGGGGCTCCATCAGCCGGAGGCCGAGAAGCTGGAGGGCTTCGCCGCCCTCAGGTCCTCCCTGGAGAGTTACTCCGCCGAGGAGGCCGCCAAGGCGGCCGGGGTCTCGGCAGAGAGGCTCGCTCAGGCGGCCCGGGACTTCGCGGCGGCCGGAAAGCGGCTTCTGGTGATGACCCTCAACGACAGCGAGAACACCAAGGGGACCGACGTCGTCCTGGCGGCGGCAAACCTCCTTCTGCTCCTGGGGGAGGGGCCGGAGGCGCTTCAGCTGCCGGCGGAGTTCTGTAACACCCTGGGGATGTTCGAGGCCGGGGTCAGGCCGGACGCCGGGCCGGGACACCGGCCGGTGGAGAAGAAGGGCATGGACCTCATAGAGATGCTCTACGGGGAGTCCTCTTCCCTCAAGGCCCTCTACGTGATGGGGGAGAACCCGGTCATCTCCTTCCCGCGGGCCGCCGAGGTGGAAAAGAGGCTCCGGGAGCTGGACCTCCTGGTGGTGCAGGACATCATCCGCACCGACACGGCCAAGATGGCCCACGTGGTCCTGCCGGCGGCGGGCTGGTCCGAGGAGGGGGGGACCTTCGTGGGCTCGGCAGGCATCCCCCAGCGGGCCGCGCAGTGCACGCAGAGGCCCGGGGAGGTGGTGGCGGACTGGCGCATTCTGAGGAACCTGGCCCGGTACATGCAAAGCCCCCTGGGCGAGATGGGAAGCCGCGTGGAGCTCCAGGAGGAGATATCGGCGGCCCTGCCTTTTGCCTTCTCCACCGCCGGGTGGAAAGGGACCTTCCACCCCGTAAGCCCCGACGGCGGGGAGCCGGTGGACGAGGAGTTCCCCTTCGCCATGGTCACCGGCATCCTCATGCAGCACTCCGGGAGCCTGACCACCATCTCCAAGAGCCTGGGCACCGTGGTCTCGGACGCCTACGTGCAGATAAACGACCGGGACGCCAGGAGGCTCTCCGTGGCCGACGAGGGCTACGTGCGGGTGGCCTCCCGGAGGGGAGAGGTCTATCTCAAGGCCAGGGTCACCGACGAGGTGCCCGAGGGCATGCTCTTTGTGCCGGCGCACTTCCCCCACGCCCGGGTCAACGCCCTGACCTATCCGCCGGCAAACGGAACCGCCAACATGGTGGCGGCGAGGGTGGAGCCGGCCTAG